From a region of the Toxotes jaculatrix isolate fToxJac2 chromosome 7, fToxJac2.pri, whole genome shotgun sequence genome:
- the golph3a gene encoding Golgi phosphoprotein 3 has translation MTSLTQRSSGLVQRRTEASRNAADKDRPSGDEDHEPRRGDEQEDDDTGDSKETRLTLMEEVLLLGLKDREGYTSFWNDCISSGLRGCMLIELALRGRLQLEACGMRRKSLLARKVICKSDAPTGDVLLDEALKHIKDTQPPETVQSWIELLSGETWNPLKLHYQLRNVRERLAKNLVEKGVLTTEKQNFLLFDMTTHPLTNNNIKQRLIKKVQEAVLEKWVNDPHRMDKRLLALIFLAHSSDVLENAFAPLLDDQYDLAMKRVRQLLELEPEGESMKGNANELLWAVVAAFTK, from the exons ATGACTTCCTTGACTCAGCGGAGTTCGGGCCTCGTGCAGAGGCGGACCGAAGCCTCTCGCAACGCCGCTGACAAAGACCGTCCGTCCGGCGACGAGGACCACGAGCCCCGACGGGGCGACGAGCAGGAGGACGACGATACCGGAGACTCCAAAGAAACACGTCTCACCTTGATGGAAGAAGTGTTGTTGTTAGGACTTAAGGACCGAGAG GGCTACACCTCGTTCTGGAATGACTGCATTTCATCAGGGTTGCGAGGGTGCATGCTGATTGAACTGGCCCTGCGTGGACGCCTCCAGCTCGAGGCTTGTGGCATGAGGAGGAAAAGTTTGCTGGCAAGGAAG GTCATTTGTAAGTCGGATGCTCCAACAGGTGACGTGCTCCTGGATGAAGCCCTAAAACACATCAAAGACACCCAACCACCGGAGACCGTGCAGAGCTGGATCGAACTTCTCAGTG GAGAGACATGGAACCCCCTGAAGCTTCATTATCAGCTGCGGAACGTCCGTGAACGGCTGGCCAAAAACTTGGTGGAGAAAGGCGTCCTCACCACCGAGAAGCAGAACTTCCTGCTCTTTGACATGACCACACATCCTCTgaccaacaacaacatcaagCAGCGCCTCATCAAGAAGGTCCAGGAGGCCGTACTGGAAAAGTGGGTGAATGACCCCCATCGAATGGACAAACGGCTGCTTGCGCTCATCTTTTTAGCCCATTCCTCTGACGTCCTGGAAAATGCCTTCGCACCGCTGCTAGATGACCAATACGACCTGGCCATGAAGAGAGTGCGGCAGCTGCTGGAACTGGAGCCCGAGGGAGAGAGCATGAAGGGCAACGCCAATGAGCTGTTATGGGCCGTGGTGGCCGCCTTCACCAAATGA